The following DNA comes from Candidatus Eisenbacteria bacterium.
AGTGAGCGCCTCCCAGTCCGCGAGCAGGCCCTCCAGGCCGCGGTCCACGGTGGCCTCGTCACACCCCCGGCTGGCCAGGAAATCGCGCACGGCGTCGGTGCTGTGGATCATGGGGGTCTCCTTCGGTGCGCGCGGCGCGCGGGGGCCTGCGGGCGGCCGCGGACGTGCGGCGGCGTGCAGGCACCCGTGGACGTGCGGTGCCTCAAGCTCCGCGCTTCGCGCGGCGCTCCATTTCCTCGAAAAGCGCCTCCAGCCCGCGGGCCGGGACGGTGATCACCTTCGGCTTGAAGTCGCGGGTGTAGACGGCCGTGTCCTTGTGATTGATCTGCGTGGTGGCCAGGATCGCGATGGCCTGCGCCCGGGCGCCCCGCGCCCGCAGGGCCCGCGAATCGTGCGAGCGGCCCTCGTCCAGCACCACCTCGAGCTCCGGCGCGCCGTCCAGGTAACTCAGCAGATCCTGCCGGTAATTCGGACTGCCGCCCACCACCAGCCAGCGCACCAGGCCCGAGTCCACACACGCGCGTCGGGCCCGCTCGAAGGCGCGCCGGGAATTCGAGCCCACGCAGAAGGCGCACGCCTCGCGCCGCGCGGTGGCCACCACCTCACGCCCTCCCGCGGCTTCCTTCGCGAACCGAGCGCAGTCCTTGTCCGGGCAGTGCACCGCGAACGCCGCGCGCAACGCCTCCGCCGCGCGCCCGAGCTTGTCCTCGGAGATGTTCACCCGAGGCCGCTCCCCGATCACCCCTCCCGCCTTCAGCGCCGCCACCGCCCGGGCCCGGAGCCTCGATGTGTCGAAGCCGGACTCCGCCAGCCAGGTGTCGAGGTTGACGTGACCGTCAGGCAAGGGGCCTCCAGGGCCGGGAGGTGCCGAAATCGCGGGTCAGCAGACCTTGCCCACCCTGCCTTGAGGGTACCACGTAGCGCTCCGGCGTTGTAGGGCAAGCATTTATGGCTGCCGGCCCGGGGCCTTTGCCCCGTGCCCCTGCCCTAGGCGCCCACTTCCAACTCCAGCATCTCCACCAGCAGGTCGGCCATCGTCACGAGGTCCAGCATGTTGTGGTGGAAGACCGGGACCAGGGGGTAGGGGTCTCCGTTCTTGACGTAACGGTGATAGCGGCCGGGGATCTCCGAGCCGGGGACGTCGCCCATCCGGCGCCGGCCGACCACCTTCCACTCCAGCGTCTGCAGGCGGCAGTTCTCGAAGTGGCCGCGCCAGTGGCGGCGGGAATGCGGAAGCAGGTCCACGTGGAACGGGTCGGCCGGCACCTTGAGCCGGTGGTACGCCGCCCGCGTCTTGATCATGGGCCAGTCGAAGCTGCGGCCGTTGAAGGTGACCAGGTTGGGGCGCTCGTCCAGGAGGTCGATGGTGGCCCGGATCAGCGCCTTCTCCTCGGCGTAGTGGCGGGCGAAGTACTGGCGCAGAATCCAGTCGTTGCGGCCCGCCACCATCACGCCCGTGAGGAACACCGGGCACTGCACCAGGCCGGCGGTCTCGAGGTCCAGGAACAGCGCCTTGCCCAGGCCGTCGTCCAGCAGCTTCGCCAGCTGTTCGTGCAGGTCGAGCTTCAGGGCCCGCTTGCGCGCGGCGTCCAGCCGGCGCAGGAACCGGGCGGTGAACTTGTCCAGTTCGGAGCGGCGGCGCTCGTGGAGGAACAGGGGACCGTGCGCGGTGTCGATCTCGCCGCCGGGCAGGTACACCTCCACGCCCACGGGCTCGATGTGAACCTCACTGCGGGCCACGGAGGCGCCGGCGGAGCCCGCGCGGCGGGCGGCAGCGGGTCGCTTTGCAGCGTTGGCGCGTGCCGGGGCGCGGGCACCCGGGCGCGCCGCGCCGGTGCCCCCGGCGCGCGCCGCGCCCGCGCCGCCCGCGCCCCTCGTGCCCCGCTTGAGCGCCTGCAGGCGCTCCTTCATACGCTCAGACGCCACCGAGGATGCTCCGCAGCAGCGTGCGGGTGGTCTCCTTCTCGGGGATGGGCCAGCCGTGCTGCACGTCGGGGTCCTGCTGCTGCGCCGGGCGCAGGATGGGCAGCCCCACGCACGAGGGGCAGCCGGCGGCGCAGGGGCATTCCTCCAGCAGGTCGCGCGCGGCGCGCAGGGCGTCCTCGAAACGCTGGAAACCCTGCTCGGCGAAGCCCAGCCCGCCGGGATAGCGATCGTAGAGGAACATGGTGGGCTTGCCGAAATTGGCGGAGTCCACGATGCCGCCCAGGTCGGAGCGGTCGCACATGGACATCAGCGGCACGATGGTGATGAGCAGGTTGCGCAGCCCCACCAGCCCCTCCACCGGGTTGCGGCCCTGGCGCACCACGTCCAGCCACGCCCGATCCGAGGGGCGGAACCACATCGCCTGGGTATCCAGCTTGAGCCGCGGCAGCTCCAGCGCGCGGTAGCCGATGGAATCCAGCGAGTGGAACTTGATCTTCTTGAACCCCACCGTGGCCCACGAAACGGTGGCCTCGCCGGTGCGCGCCATTTCGCCGGGAAGGAACTCGCGCTCCGCGCCCTGCCTCGTCACGCGCAGGTTGGAGTCCAGCACCGCCTGGGTGTAGTAGTCCACCTGGCGCTTCTCCACGTAGGCCACCTTCTGCGCCAGGTCCAGCTCGCGCACGAAGAACGTGTCGCCCTCGTGCAGGTAGATGGCCTCGGGGTAGACCAGCTCCGGTGCGCTGATGGCGTCCACCGTGGCCAGCACCGCGTTCTCGCGCCCGGAGTCCACGATGGTGAAGGTGTCGTCGGAGATGGTGCGCAGCGGCGTGCGCGCGGCGGGGAACTCGGTGCTGGACCAGTACCACGCGCCCTCGAGCTGCTTGAGCTGCCCCTCCTCCTCCAGGATGCGCGCCACCTCGCCCGCCAGCGGCCCGAACCACTCGTCGTCGCCGGGACGGATGGGCAGCTCGTAGGCCGCGCACGCCAGGTGCGAGGCCAGGATGTGCGGGTTCTCGGGGTCAATCACCGCGGCCTCGGGCGAAGCGGCGAAGAAATACTCGGGGTGGCGCATCAGGTACTGGTCGATGGGGTCGTTGTACGCCACCAGCACCGCCATGCTGGGGTGCCGCCCGCGCCCCGCGCGGCCCGCCTGCTGCCACGCGGAGGCGATGGTGGTGGGAAAGCCCACCAGGATGGACGCGTCCAGGCTGCCCACGTCGATCCCCAGCTCCAGCGCGTTGGTGCTCACCACGCCCTTGAGCTCGCCCGAGAACAGCCGGCGCTCGATGTCGCGCCGCTCCTCGGGCAGGTAGCCGCCCCGGTAGGGGCTGACCGCCTCGGCCAGGTCGCGCCGGTCGCGCGAGAGCGCCTCGCGCGCGTAGCGGTAGATCAACTCCGCCGTCACCCGCGCCCGGGTGAACACGATGCTCTGGACGTCGTCGCGCACCAGCGAGGTGAACAACTCCTGGCCCTCGACGTTGCTGCTGCGCCGCTCCATCTTCGCGTCGTCCAGGAACGGCGGGTTCCAGAACACAAAGTGCCGCGGCCCGCGCGGCGAACCGTCCTGGTCCACCAGGTCCACGGGCATGCCGAAGAGCGCCTCCGCCAGCTCCGAGGGGTTGCGGATGGTGGCCGAGGAGGCGATGAACACCGGGTCGGCGCCGTAGTGGCGCGCCACGCGCCGCAACCGGCGCAGCACGTGGGCCACGTGCGAGCCGAAGATGCCGCGGTAGCTGTGGATCTCGTCCACCACCACGTAGCGCAGCGAGGCGTAGAAGCGCGCCCAGCGGTCGTGATAGGGCAGCACCCCCTGGTGCAGCATGTCGGGGTTGGTGAGCACCACGTTGCCGGTGTCACGCAGCTTCTTGCGCGTGTGCGGGGTGGTGTCGCCGTCGTAGGTGCCGGCGCGCACCAGGTCGCCCAGCTCCGGCGCGCCGTCGGCCAGCCTGCGCAGCGCCTTGAGCTGGTCCTGCGCCAGCGCCTTGGTGGGGAAGAGGTAGAACGCGGTCGCGCCCGGCTCGGCCATCAGCCGCTCCAGCACCGGGAGGTTGTAGCACAGCGTCTTGCCGGAGGCCGTGCCGCTCACCACCACCAGGCTCCTGCCCTCGCGCGCCAGGTCCACGGCGCGCGCCTGGTGCCGGTAGAGCCGGGTGATCCCCGCGCGCTCCAGCGAGGCCGCGAGGGGCGCCGGGAGCGGCGCGGTGGGTTCGGCCCAGGCGGCTTCGCGAGGCGGGATGCGCTGCACGTGGACCACCTGGCCCGCGTAGTCGCGGCGGTGGGTGAGCTCCGCGA
Coding sequences within:
- a CDS encoding ribonuclease H-like domain-containing protein, with translation MASERMKERLQALKRGTRGAGGAGAARAGGTGAARPGARAPARANAAKRPAAARRAGSAGASVARSEVHIEPVGVEVYLPGGEIDTAHGPLFLHERRRSELDKFTARFLRRLDAARKRALKLDLHEQLAKLLDDGLGKALFLDLETAGLVQCPVFLTGVMVAGRNDWILRQYFARHYAEEKALIRATIDLLDERPNLVTFNGRSFDWPMIKTRAAYHRLKVPADPFHVDLLPHSRRHWRGHFENCRLQTLEWKVVGRRRMGDVPGSEIPGRYHRYVKNGDPYPLVPVFHHNMLDLVTMADLLVEMLELEVGA
- a CDS encoding DEAD/DEAH box helicase; translated protein: MKRGEFDGSNGGVLDPGSHRPPPENLFADFGLVPATRHDPASLPNPPGKPRVSDPRAARPSFDFDRFLAELTHRRDYAGQVVHVQRIPPREAAWAEPTAPLPAPLAASLERAGITRLYRHQARAVDLAREGRSLVVVSGTASGKTLCYNLPVLERLMAEPGATAFYLFPTKALAQDQLKALRRLADGAPELGDLVRAGTYDGDTTPHTRKKLRDTGNVVLTNPDMLHQGVLPYHDRWARFYASLRYVVVDEIHSYRGIFGSHVAHVLRRLRRVARHYGADPVFIASSATIRNPSELAEALFGMPVDLVDQDGSPRGPRHFVFWNPPFLDDAKMERRSSNVEGQELFTSLVRDDVQSIVFTRARVTAELIYRYAREALSRDRRDLAEAVSPYRGGYLPEERRDIERRLFSGELKGVVSTNALELGIDVGSLDASILVGFPTTIASAWQQAGRAGRGRHPSMAVLVAYNDPIDQYLMRHPEYFFAASPEAAVIDPENPHILASHLACAAYELPIRPGDDEWFGPLAGEVARILEEEGQLKQLEGAWYWSSTEFPAARTPLRTISDDTFTIVDSGRENAVLATVDAISAPELVYPEAIYLHEGDTFFVRELDLAQKVAYVEKRQVDYYTQAVLDSNLRVTRQGAEREFLPGEMARTGEATVSWATVGFKKIKFHSLDSIGYRALELPRLKLDTQAMWFRPSDRAWLDVVRQGRNPVEGLVGLRNLLITIVPLMSMCDRSDLGGIVDSANFGKPTMFLYDRYPGGLGFAEQGFQRFEDALRAARDLLEECPCAAGCPSCVGLPILRPAQQQDPDVQHGWPIPEKETTRTLLRSILGGV